The Carassius gibelio isolate Cgi1373 ecotype wild population from Czech Republic chromosome B19, carGib1.2-hapl.c, whole genome shotgun sequence genomic interval GCTGAAGGCTCAATAGTGTCTCAGCAGCAGTGatctaatatatttaaatgtttcactctttttttaaatagttttcatggtattctaattttATTTAGATGCACCTCTATGCGTGTATACATACCTTAAAGACGCTGTAGTAAGAATGCTCTTTTGCTTGGTGTTTTGGCCTTTCCAATCCTAAagcttttgtttatttacatcccacagtttaattaaatattttgttttattttaaatctggTGTCCATGAGCATTTTGTGTCTAGCCTGGGACCTGAAGATGGTAGTTCTCTCATTCTCCtaccattattattgttattatttcccCTAGACTTTAAAAGGGGTATGTAACAGTACTGACATCATGCAAGCTACCACTCTAACAAAGATTACTCCCAGTTTTCTACATCTGTTGTTGActgtaagtgcacacacacattcttaaTTCACATTTCTTTTGGCTTTACTTACCGAGGGTCCCTGAGGGCCTGGCAAGCCAATGTCTCCTTTGTCTCCTTTCAGACCATTCCCACCCTGTGGACACATGACCAAGTAACCATATGACTTAAACAGTAACAAGCATTGTGCATTATGTGAAATTCCACaagcataaaatacattttacctgTAATCCAGGCAGACCCATTGATCCCTTTACTCCTGATATTCCAGGGATTCCCATGTCCCCCTTTGAACCTTTGTGACCCTGAGAACATGTGGATTATATTAAATGTGACATaggattaaataatttaatgtatggTTAGATGTGGTTTTCCACTGCAGAGTCCACAGGAGAGCTGCCTCCATCCATAAGTACCCCACCCACCCACAACACGGACTCTTCACACTCCTACACTCAGGACAGGGGTACAGGAGCATAAAATGCAGGATTTACAGACTAAGGAACCCCTTCTTCCCCT includes:
- the LOC127979554 gene encoding collagen alpha-1(XXV) chain (The sequence of the model RefSeq protein was modified relative to this genomic sequence to represent the inferred CDS: added 6 bases not found in genome assembly); protein product: MKGDQGVPGLPGLDGERGHKGSKGDMGIPGISGVKGSMGLPGLQGGNGLKGDKGDIGLPGPQGPSIIGPPGAPGPHGPPGPM